ATGCACccacgggggtggggggggggggggggcgggagggatgTGTTGCACAGATTCTGCTTGGCTCCCGGGTTTACCTACGCAACACACTGCAGCCCAGCACTCTGAAGAAATTAGTTTGGATTTTTATACGGACTTTCAGCTAATTTGAGGAGAAATCTCTGGGATTCTCcgctcctcctccctgcctcccaagTGCGCTGCAGCTTTgtggaggggggaaaaggggtgCGGGGAAAGggccccccccaggagccctctgTCCCGAGGGGGTGAGGGGacagcacatacacacacacacacacacacgcacacccgcCCCGGAGGCCAGGGGAGACCCTCCCCTGAGCGAGTCCCTGCGTGTCTGCGTGGGTCCCTGTGTTTGCGTGGGTCCCACTCGGGTCTGGCAGCCCCAAGGCAGCGGGGACTGGGGGGGCCGGAGGGGACCCTGGGGGGGAACTGGCGCCTCCGACCAGCATCACCCCAGCACCGCCCTCGCCCTGACCGCAATTTGACCGAATCAGGCAAACGGGGTTTACACCGCGATGCCAAATCTCTTACAACCCCAAAAATGagtataaaagagaaaaaaacaaacatattttcgCTTCGTTTACACCTCCAGCCCCCCGCCCCATCCCGCAGAGCAGGATGAATCCTCACCCGAACACAcactattcaggaaaaaaaggacacaatctctttttaaaagtttttaagaCAAACCTCCCCATTCTAAGGTCCCCAAGAGCAAAATAGTCGCCATCTCCCGATTTAACTTATTTTTCCAGCTCAGCAGACACAAAcccaccctcagcccccccctcctgccttccctacTCATTTCTAGCTGTCCCCGAGGAAGACTCTGCTTTACGCACTTGCTGTTTAATGCCGAAAGTCCCAGCGTGACAATACAAAagtcgattttttttttttttcggtttgTAAAGGCACATCCTGAGGGAGCTAAAAAAACACgaggagggttgttttttttttttttcacgtgtTTGAGGAGGGCAGAAGTACATAGGAGCTCATCGGGTCACTCGTGGCATGCCGGAGCCTGAGAAAGCCTTAGAGGACAAGGaggaaaaccacttttttttttgccaataaCGGAGTAAAATCCTTTTTTCACCCCTTTTTAACCGAGTGTAAAATTAAAACGTATCTTGCTGGTGCCAAAGTTTTCCTGATGCTTTGGATGCTCTCGGAGCAGCTGAGGGAGAGGGGTGGAAGGGCAGCAGCGCTGCCTGCGTCCTGCTAGGGCTTTTTTAGCCCATCTTTAGCCCCAAAAATCCATATTTGGGGTTTAACCTCGTGACAGAAGAAGTTCATCAGGTCCCTGGCATTTGGGATAGACCCTGAGTATAAATGAGGTCAGTGTTATTAATTGCCATGGAGGATAAATAACCATACCTGAGGTGGAGGCACAGTCCCACTCCTGGGTGAAAATCCAGATTATTCCCATCCAGGCGGATAAAGATCCTGCAAAAAGCAGAATGGCCCATCCCACACACAACCCGCACACGTTTTGGGGCAAAACACAGGGATttcagcctctctctgccaaggtgGAGTCATGTATCACTTTATTTCCCTaagcatttcttctcctttcaaaGCCAGCCCAGCAAATAATTTTTGGAACAGGCTGGGATTTCtttatttgccaaaaaatgtttttctaagaGAAACATcaggtttggggttgggttttttttccgttttcttgcttctttgctTATTGCATACATATTTTCCTTAGCTAATGCCTAATAAATCCCAGGTTTTCCATAGAGAGTTACACTTCTCCCAACATGATGTCGCTTGGAAATGCAGATTGTGTTGCTCTTTTACCCTCAGTGTGAACGTGTGGGCTCGGTCGTGCCTATTCATCATTTATATTTCTCTATTTAATATACGCTAAACCCCAGCTTGGCAAACACAGTTCATTTAAGTCCAGCTCCTACCTCTGGAAATGAAActcttcagtgttttgcttttgaaaacgTGAATAAACTTGGCAAAGAGCTCCCACTCTTCCCTTTCAATCCCTCCAAGCAGCTCCAAGGGATGAAATATTTGGACATCAAGTGGACCAAGAAGTAAATAGTTTgggtgggagaaggagagaaacagCCTTGAACACACAGCTCCCATGTAACTGATTCTGAATAATATTTGGCAAAAGAAAGAAGGTTTCTTACACTGGCCTGGTGTTAGTCTCCGTCCTTCCAAACGCATCTTGAGTTAATTCGGTACCGggagatgggggagaaaataacCTCGGATCGTTACAATCCCACggccacaaaagaaaaaaaaaaaaaaaaaaaaaggagaaaaaaaaaaaaagcctcagtgTTTTAGAGCACTtacaaataaagaaattaaaatgacatttaagGGGATAAAAACAAAGCCTCATCCAAGCGCAAAGGGCTACAAAGCACCTGAGCGTCCCcggctcctcttcctctccccgACAATATGAAGGCAAAAATGATGAGAAGCGATAACGACGCTCTCCAGATATCACTTTGTTGACACCAGCCAGACCAAATGGCCCCTTTTTCTTTTGTCAGTGCTTCGGGAGACCTCCTGTTTTAACTTGGAATTGAACTTGGACTTCCGACCAGACAGGGGCCCTAAATTGAGGCAGATATTTTATTTGTCTGTCTCTGAATCGCTGAGTCAAGAAGTACCTATTGCACCGGGCCAGCgtggaaaaataataacaataattaacgGTGGGGAATTGCCAAGAGCTGGGACATTCCGCAGTggctgtaaaaaacaaacaaaaaaagcccttatTTGCCTCAAAATGTGGTGCCGCCGTGCGAAGAGGCGGCGGGAcggggaggagggatgggagggagaaaggggcTGCGGGATTTTGGGAGCCCCCCGACAAGCTGCCACATCCCCGCGCTGTCACCCCAGGGGTGATGGGTCAGATGAGTGGGACCAAGAGGATTTtatccctttcctcttctccttctcgACTTTAGGAcaggggggttttggggagaaaaaggatAAAACACGGTAATAAAGCCAATAGGGTTGGAAACAGCGAGGTTTGACTTTGCAAATCCACCTCTGGCCCTGCCTTGGGGCCAGGGGGAgggattatatatatatatatatatatatatattttttttttttttcccctttccgGATAGAATAACGCAGGGAAGccaaagcaaaacacacaaaGAACATCCTCAAGCTTTAGGAAACCCCCTCCCAAGctggggggtccttggggggtgctggggacaagCTGGGCTGGCAGCGCCTTGTCAAtggcaactaaaaaaaaaaaaaaaaaaacacaacaagaaaaaggctgaaaaaaagccTCAGGGTGGATCCACTCCAAACAGGTTGCAGGAATCTGACAGGTTAGGAAGGAGAAAAGCCGGATCGTCTCGGGTCAGGCTCAATTCCCCGTCTGACACCACCCGAGACGGTTTGAtccagcccggggaggggggcgagggggggggagTAACCTGAGATTGTGTTTCCGTCCTCGATGCATCTTTCCTCCTCGCTCCCTctctctttaaaaacatttaaattaaagatAAGATAGGgggtttatttgatttttttttttaattccctgtaTAAACATCTCCAATGCAAGAGGGAAGGGGTGAAGAATTGGTGATAATCCCAACGGCTGGGTCAAATGTAAGTCTGATGcgaaacctcttttttttttttttttaaattttgatgcctttttgggtggtttttttgtccctttttggGGTGCAATGCGTCAAGACAGAGAAGACtgtatttattcttcttttcctgcgCTATTCTGGGCATTGCTTTTGCAAGAATGTTGCTAAGGCTTGGCCACAGCCTCCAGCCTCCCTGGTTGTATTAATTCAGCAATGAGCTGAACCAGGGATgttaggatttatttttctctctttcggaaaaaaaaaaaaaaaaaaaaaaaaaggcacgcAAAGTTTGGGAAAAGAAGTCCGCTTTGGCTTTTATTTATCCAAAGCACATTTCGAACAAAGCCTGGGAAAGCTTTCCTTGGATTCCTCTGCAAGAATATGAGATTTAGTGGAATAATTTCTTCACTAAATTGGTACTCCAGTGGGAAAATTGTATGTTGATCTCAGACTTTCTCATACCACGCGTTCTAATTTCCCTGAGGGCTCAAAAGTTAAAATTCCCCGCCTTTAttccgctccccccccccaacaaaaaaaaaaaaaaaaaaaaaaaagaagcaacttttctttccaaatctaGGTAGGGATGTTTCTGTGCGGGTACATCGTGGTTTAGAGGCACTGACAGCGGCTGGAGCCGATTTTCCTTCAATAAAACTCATACCTTGGccattttcctttgtatgtgaGATGTCTGGAGGTGGGAAGAACCATAAATACggtttttcctccagaaaaatgGTGTATCGAGGGGGGATTTCTAAATCTTTCCGACAACAatgagggaaggaaagggggaaacaaagggaaaaaagggtaaattggaaaaggaaaaggaagatacCCACGTGCCGCAGATTTGCGGTGAATTTTCATCTATCCCCTAACTGAAATAAAggatttgccttttttctttcttctcacccactccattttttttttttcctcgagGATATGTGAATAATAAAAAGGGATTTTATCATAAAATTCCGCAGCTGATGAATTTTATTTTGGGTGAGATTTCCCCGGCCTGGAGAAGCAGCGCTTGACTTTGAGCTGCGTTAGATGTGCCCGAATGTGCTCTCTAGGTGTTTGGCCACCGGCACATCCGTATTTTCAGGGCAACAGTTACCTTCACACGTTTGGGGCAGAAATCCCTCTTTTGGAGCGTTTGCCTTGAATATCTACAAGCCCCATTAGCTTTTTAACAAACTCAATATATTGACAAACTCAAGATTTCCGGCTGCAAACAAGCGTTCACCTGCAAAACTGTGTTCAGCCCTAAATTTCCgtggttatttatttttttttaaaggggagaGTAGCAATAAAGAAAATGGCTAATTTAAATGAGAGAAGGTAGAAAACTGTCTTAAAAAACAGCAGCTAAAGTGATGGAGATAAGGTAATGAGAAACAACTTGCAGttttgcaaagcagaacagagctggacaccgcaagaattttattttttttttttcccatgcactCGGAGATGAATCtgtttccctcttcctttccagcaggaataaaaataaagaaataaatacactgaatttctCCCAGGGTCTGTCTGCAAGACgccagagaaagggaaggggaaccAGGCGAACCCATCCTTgtcttcagaagaagaaaattcaggtttttttcttctcggAGCCCGCTGGTAGACGGAGAGGGAACCGCTCCCTGCAGAAATATCCATATAAAACCTTTTCCGCAGCAATCCGCAAGCCTAGAGCCGGCATGAGGATGAGAAAGAGGAACTTAAAAGTCAATACTATTTGTTATTGGTCAAATTTCCCCTGTTATTtccctaatttaaaaaaataatcctgaaaatgTGAAGCTGCGGGGAGGGTGTGTGAGCGGTGCGGGTTCTTCCAGCCTCTTTCTATAAATGCACAAGCAGAGGAATATTATACTTTAAAAAgagcttggggggaaaaaatgctattaaaaaaaaaaaaaaaaaaaaaaaaacaaaccaccaacacCCCAACGAACGGGTCTCACATCTGCTCTTATTTCTAAttgctccttcccctcttcctattttttatttatggGCACCACGCTCCTAAGCGGTTCCACATTTTGGTAAGTGTAAACATCCCTGAGCTGGTTCGGGTTCATTAACCCACTCGCCATGGCGGGGAGAGCCGCCCTCAAAAGctgggaaatgaaaagaaatgattaaaaaaaaaaaaaagagcatttttgaAATGAAATCCTCAATTTCGGAGCTGAGGGTTGTTTTATACATCgacccttctcctcctttcccagccACGGACCCTTCCCCACGAAACCACCGgcttaaatgtgatttttctcctctgttacTTCTAGAAAAAGacctttttctcttgttttcttctcattttctcttcttttcttctcattttctcttgtttcctcctctttttctcttgttttcttctcttttcctcttttgatttttttttctcttcttttcccctctttttctcttgttttcttcgctttttcccttgttttcacCCCCTCCCCTAATTTTCGGCGTGCAACCCGCACTAACCCACCGAATTACAAAATCCCGTCTTTCATTCAACCGATATTTCCCCGGGACACGGAGTGGAAATGCCCTTCCCCAAACCCTCCAGCGCAATTTGctgatcttttttaaaattttaccgTGCCGCCTGCCTTCCGCAGGGCTCCTACCTTAACTCCCGAGCGCCCGGACACCGAaccctgcccgctgcctgcccgctcCGCGCATCCCCCGGTCCGCCTCTATTACcataaatctttacatttttaacatttaatcCCCTTCCCACGCTGCGCCGATAGGACATATGCTACAAAATGTTAACtacttcataaaaattaaaggcgaaaaaaaaaaaaaatagtgggctgtaaggggagggaagggggtttTTGTTCAGCTCCCTCCGACGTGGCGGACACCCGGCTTTAATTTACGTATCATTTCTTGCTCGGCTTCTTCCATCGCCCCTCGGAGCCATGTGGTGcctgggatggggagggatgtTTCTCCTGGGTGATTTCTGGGTGGACTCACAGCACTTTGTGGAATTCAAAGGATGCGGGCACGGCTTTTatcctttttatattttaatttttatattttattgtattttattttaaaattttattttactctatttttttttattttattttactttatttctatttaaaagcttggtttattttgctttattttctttcattccattttcttccatttcattccGTTCCAtcccatttttattatttttattttcccccaccCCTACCCATCACAACCTTTTTCAATCCACCTTTTAAGCCCTTGGAAGGTGCCCCCGAGGCCGCATCCCCGCAAGCCCCATCCCCGAGGCTCAGGGGGACCCGCCTGGGCCCCTTCGCCTTGAACTTGGACTTCGACGGCTCTTTAGGACGCCGAAAATCCTCCTCGAGCGCTGGGAGCGGGGCAGGTTAACTGGAAACTCGCCTTCACCCTTTTACGGACTCTCCTGGCAGGGTGACCTCTCCCCGCCCCCAAGATTTGGGGggctttctgggttttttggcttttttttttttttttctgttggaaagaaTGGGAAGAGGATGAGCTGGGAGGTaaagtgctggggggggggcgttACCCCCAGAACCAGCAGCACCGAGGGGTGGTTTTGGGATTCAAGGGGGGACACGCAGCGTGGAGGGGGGGTCCTGCGTGGGTACACACCCCCCGGGGGGCGACAGGGACAGGCGGGGACCACCTGCAGGTCCCCTGGGAGGATCCACTCCCCATGGCACCCCCCAGGAAAATCTGGGGGGCGGGAAATGCGGGGCAGGCGAAACTCACCTCCCTTCTCATGGGTTAAAGCACAAATCcctaaaaatatataattttttccacGTTTCCCTCTATTTCTATTTTTTGGGGTGCTGGAGATCTCTGAGCTTCCTCCCTCCCTTAATAACTCCTCCCCCGGGGGTTCCCCGAGGGCTGTGagcccccccggtcccccccccaTCCATCCCCATTCCTCACAGCCAGCAACTtgccatttttctattttttttccccaattccgTGGCAGCCCGTCTCCTCTTTATGAACTAATTCACTTTTTTACAAACCCTCACAAATCAGCCTCGACCAACAgatccccccctttccccccccgcTTTGTCCCTACCCCACATCACCGCTGAAATATTTATCACCAACCCATTAAACATCCCCCACGCGTGCTGAATGGGGGAAAATCAAGTTATTTTGGTGTCTGGAAGGAAAATTGAAGGGGGGAGCGCTTGGGTagagtttttgctttttaatttttttttcggggagggggggaggaagcACCTTgcgaaggaaaaaataatcaacaggtttcaccagaaaaaaaaaaaaaaagggggggggtgcTTTTTGGCCGCCCCCTCGAAGCATCGTGGGGCGGTTGTCCCTCGTTTGCCCTTGAACTGTCGCGGGTGGGTGGTTGCccttgtgtgtcccccccctcatAGATGGCTTAGAGCGTCCTCTTCCCACACCGAAACACgacggggggggcggggggggtgtccttCAAGGCAAAGcgtctgtgtgtgtccccccccgcagTGTTTCGGGGTGTGCGTggggacacggggcggggggggggggcgacacGCGTGGGCAGGAGCCGCCCCCCCCTTGCGCGGCTCTTTGTGCCGACGGGGCGGCCGcggagggagggtggggggtgttcGCCACCGCTTTTAATGGAAGGGGGGGGAAGCGCCCAACCAATGAGCGTCGCGGCGGGGTCACGTGGGCGGGGACacgtcggggcgggggggggccgggggggcgtgGCCGTGGCGGATTTCTTAatggagcggcggcggcggggcggcggcgcatGCGCGCGCGGCGCCGATATGTTGGGGGGgtcgcggggcggcggggcgcggcgcggagcTTCCcccgacggcggcggcggccgaggaggaggaagaggaggaggaggaggaggaggaggaggaggcggcggccgaggaggaggaggaggaggaggaggaggaggagagggcggCGGGAGCAGCGCGGCATGACATGACGGCACCGCTCGGCCTCCCCCCGCGCTGGCCCGACGGCCTCGCCTGCCGCTGCGAGGACGCCCCGCGGGAGAAAAACCGCATGGAGGGGCTGGGGCACTGCCGGGAGATGATGCCCCACGCGGGACTCGCCGTCCCCAccgccccaccgccccccccgccgccgcaggGAGCCGCGTACGCGGAGCTGGCGGCTGCCGAACCCCCCCGGCAGTGCCCGTCGGGGGCGGCTTCCAGCGCGGCGCTGGGCTACGGTTACCCCTTCGGTGGGGGCTACTACGGCTGCAGGTTGTCCCACTCCCACGGAGTCAACTTGCAGCAGAAACCCTGCGCTTATCACCCCGGGGAGAAGTACCCCGAGGCCGGCGGGCCCCTGCCCGGCGAGGAGCTGCCGTCGAGGGCCAAGGAATTCGCCTTTTATCCCGGTTTTCCCAGCTCCTACCAGGCGGTCCCTGGCTATTTGGACGTGTCGGTGGTACCGGGGCTCGGTGGTCACCCGGAACCGAGACACGACGCTTTGCTTCCCATGGAAGGTTACCAGCACTGGGCTCTTTCTAACGGCTGGGATGGGCAAGTGTACTGCTCCAAAGAGCAATCCCAGTCCGCACACCTCTGGAAATCACCTTTCCCAGGTAGGATCCTCCGGGAACCGGCGTGCTCGCCCGCTTCCCTGCCGCCAGCTCCCACGGGGGAGCCGTGGATGTGCGTGTGTGCGGATGAGTGTGCATCTAGACGGAGAGAGAGAGACGTGTGTGCCTCTAGATGTAATTAAAGGGAAAGAGCTGGCTCTGGAATGCCTCCTGTGCAGGGCAATGTGTATGAACATGTATGGGAAGGAAGGTGAAGCAACCCGTTCTGAACCAAAATACACGCCGTGAGCTTGCTTGGAAAGTAACTTTGCCGTTtaattcttccctttcttctctcctccctcttgtTGCCTCACCTAAAGAGCGTCTCTCGGTGCCTTTCTCTTCGTTTTCCCCCCCGCTTGCCGCCTCGCTGAGTGCAGAAAGCTTccaaagggcaaaaaaaaaaaaaaattaaaaaataaatagtggtTCAGCCGAATGAGAAATGTCGGGGGTTGGACAGTAAATCGTATCACAATTACATACAATTATAGGAATAGGTGTCAAGTGACAAATGAATCTgtttggaggggaaggaggggggcgggggggcaccggCAGGGCTTCTCCGCCAGGTCAGGCAGGCATCCTGCCCGACTGACAGACCGCAGGCAGCCGGGAGGGCAACCCCCCCCCTTGGAGCATCTTTTATCCCAGCAAATCCCTCGctgccttccccccaccccccgccccggtcccaCCGGGCCCGGTCGGCTCCGTGCCCCGACGGCAGCGGGGGGAGGAAGGTGATGGTAGGTGCTTCCTCCCGGTACCTCTCCCCAGGCTCCTTCCAGCCCCCCAGTCCCAGCGTTGGGCGGGGAAGGACGCAGAGGGGGGGAATAATCAcaataaaaggggggggggacgggacccTACAGCATCTTGGATGAAGAGAAGGGACGAGTCGCGTTagtcctcggggggggggggggggggggcacatcggtttatttattttctttcttcgtGACAAAGAGGGACGGAGGAAGGGGCTTTCCCGGCAGCTTTCGGGGGAGGGCGGGGAGCAATTTGGCGATGCTTTGTTGGCTGCATGATGAgtgtgggggggttttttttggggggtccTCGCATTCAAGATGCATTTGGGGGAGCTGCCGCCTCCACCTCTTTCTCTCCTTAATTTGTGAACCCCTCTGAAGAAGATTcctaccccccccacccccccgatgGCCATTGCGGCACCCTCAGCACCCCCAATTTCCCTCCCCAAAGAGCCGATCGCCCCCAAAGCTCCCCCAGGGGCTCCCCAATTAACTCCTGTCAGCCATAATTGGGGCTGTGCTGCCTGCCGAGAGCTCGCCTCCATCTTCCTGCTCCAGCCAGCTGGGTCACACCTTTGCGGCGAGCAGCTTCGTCGCCCAGGTCACCTCCCAACCCTGGCAGGGGGCTGGGGCTCCCTGAAAGCTTGGGGGGagcttttcccccctcccccagtacCGGTAGAGAAAGGGTGAAGGTGCTCCCCGCATCCTTGCTGACCCCGTTCCCCACAGCCCCTTCTCAAAGCACAGAGCAtctccccttcctcacccccccacAACAGCCACtggaggggggggccggggttattcttgctggttttgcccccccccccgaggggcTTCCTGGGCCGCACTAATCCGGCGAGAGGGGCTGGGGTGCGGGGGATGCACTTGTCTCTGCACCGGGCTCGGTGTTTGGGGGTGCGCGTCTGCGGGGATCCCCGAGAAggtttgctggggggggggggggggggagtgtagAAGattggggggagaaaaaggaagaaggaaataggGGAGAAGCTCTCGGTATTGTCTAAAATCTCTCCGTTTGGAAGGTCCCTTTATATCCGCACACGTTAGGCTGCGGGTTGACTTGATGCTCCTTGTTTATCAGCGTGGTGGAGAGTGTCGCCAAGAAAAACCGTCTTTCACGGCGTGAATTATGAATATtatgttattattactattattatagtATTATTCCCCTCGCTGGATGCGTTTTCTGCCTGTCTtatctctttttccctctctttcttcccctttctctccgCTCGCATTCCTTCactctttatcttcctttttccccttctttctttctccctcccgAGGTGCAGAATtccccaccccacacccctggCTGCAGTAAccccccctcttccccttttccttatatttattttttttttaatccagacgTGGTCCCCTTACAACCCGAAGTCAGCAGCTATCGGAGGGGACGGAAAAAAAGGGTTCCTTACACCAAAATCCAGCTGAAGGAGTTGGAGAAGGAGTACGCGGCCAGCAAATTCATCAccaaagagaagaggaggaggatttcGGCCACCACCAACCTGTCCGAGCGCCAAGTGACTATCTGGTTCCAGAACCGGAGGGTCAAGGAGAAGAAAGTGGTGAGCAAATCCAAGACAGCACATCTCCACGCCACCTGACAGAGGATGACTTTGGAGGAGAAGGGGCaaggaaaaggaagcaagaagCGTAAATATTTATCTGGTAGTTTGTATGATAACATCATCGGGACTCTGCTGATTCCaagtcattatttaaaaaaaaaaaaaaaaaaaaattaaaaaaaaatcgaCATTCACAAATGCACACGCGCATCCCCCCCCCAAACACCGAGCGCATCTTTGATTTATCCCTCTGCCCCGCTCTG
The window above is part of the Strix uralensis isolate ZFMK-TIS-50842 chromosome 33, bStrUra1, whole genome shotgun sequence genome. Proteins encoded here:
- the HOXC13 gene encoding homeobox protein Hox-C13; its protein translation is MTAPLGLPPRWPDGLACRCEDAPREKNRMEGLGHCREMMPHAGLAVPTAPPPPPPPQGAAYAELAAAEPPRQCPSGAASSAALGYGYPFGGGYYGCRLSHSHGVNLQQKPCAYHPGEKYPEAGGPLPGEELPSRAKEFAFYPGFPSSYQAVPGYLDVSVVPGLGGHPEPRHDALLPMEGYQHWALSNGWDGQVYCSKEQSQSAHLWKSPFPDVVPLQPEVSSYRRGRKKRVPYTKIQLKELEKEYAASKFITKEKRRRISATTNLSERQVTIWFQNRRVKEKKVVSKSKTAHLHAT